From the genome of Candidatus Obscuribacterales bacterium:
GACGTCACAGGGACTCCAATATGAAATCGACCCATGGGTTGAGGAATCCTCTCCAGATAGAGAACTCCGAGGGCGATCGCCCTACACCCGTCATGTCAATCCGTACCTAATCATAACGTCAGTGCCAACTCTCCTCCTCAACTACTCAGCGAGATGAGGAACTGCAAACGCCTGCCAGACCGTAGCCATGTAGGCTACAGTCGCACCTAAACGCAGTCCGGCTCTGACCTGTCTATCACCCGCCCATTTTGGGACTTCTGACCGCATCTCTCCCCCAGATCTCTAACGATCCACCGGGAGATCCTTCACCACATGTACTCTAATTCACAGCTTTTTAAGGGGAATCGCCAATGTCCGAATTGATCCAAGCCGTCCTAGACAGCAACGAACGTACCGACTTACGCCAGTTTGCCAGCGAATTGAGAAAACGAGACCAGCGCTACCTGCTGCGGAACGATATTCTCACGGCTTTCTCAGACTATTGCAACACCTATGAAAGGTCAGACGACTTTCGCCAGCAGTCTCACCTCAGCAAACTCATCTACTATGTCCAGGAGATCATCCTAGAGCGGGAAAGTCTCTGTTTAATCATTCGTCCTAAAATTGCCAACGAGCAGGCCTACTGGGTCTTTGAAGACCTAACCGTTGAACCAATGACGCCCCAGGACTTGCTTGACCTCCGCGATCGCTTCGTCAATCGCCACCACCCCCAAGAGGGAGACGTCCTAGAAATCGACTTCGAACCCTTCTATGACTACTCTCCTGCCATCCGCGACTCAAAAAATATCGGCAAGGGCGTAGACTACCTGAACCGCTTCATGTCAAGTAAGCTCTTCCAAGATCCCACCCAGTGGTTAGAGGCGCTATACAAATTCCTCAGTCTGCATCGCTATAACGGCACCCAACTGCTGATTAATGGTCGTATCCAATCCCAGCAGCAGCTTTCGAGCCAGATTAAGCGCGCCATCAACTTTGTTAGTCGCTACGACACCAACGAACCCTACAACAAATTCCGGTTTGAACTGCAAGAACTAGGGTTTGAACCCGGCTGGGGCAACACCGCTGGGCGAGTACGTGAAACCTTAGACATGCTGGACAGCTTGATCGACTCCCCCGACCACCAAGCCCTAGAAACCTTCATCTCGCGCATTCCCATGATTTTCCGCGTGGTGTTGCTATCCCCCCATGGCTGGTTTGGCCAAGAGGGTGTGCTAGGCCGCCCCGATACCGGCGGACAAGTTGTCTACGTGCTAGACCAAGTACGCAGCATCGAGCAGCAGCTTCAGGAAGAGATCAGCCTAGCCGGTCTGGATGTGCAATCCGCCTATCCCAAGGTGATGGTGCTAACTCGTCTGCTGCCCAACTGCGAAGATACGCTGTGTAACCAACGGCTGGAGAAAATCCACGGCACGCATAATGCTTGGATTCTGCGGGTTCCGTTCCGGGAATTTAATCCCAAGTACACCCAAAATTGGATCTCACGCTTCGAGATTTGGCCCTATTTAGAAACCTTTGCCATTGATGCGGAACGAGAACTGCTTGCGGAATTCCAAGGCAAGCCCGACTTGATCATCGGCAACTACTCGGATGGCAACCTCGTCAGCTTCTTGCTGGCCCGACGGCTGAAGGTGACCCAGTGCATCATTGCCCATGCCCTAGAAAAGTCGAAGTATCTGTTCAGCAACCTCTATTGGCAAGATCTAGAAGAGCAGTATCACTTCTCCATCCAGTTCACGGCAGATCTGATCGCCATGAACTCCGCTAACTTTGTGGTCAGCAGTACCTATCAAGAAATTGTGGGCACCAAGGAAAGTGTGGGCCAATACGAGTCCTACCATCGCTTCACCATGCCGGAGCTGTACCACGTGGTGAATGGCATCGATCTGTTTAGCCCCAAATTTAACGTGGTGCCACCGGGAGTCAATGAAACCGTCTATTTCCCCTATCACCGCGCTGAGGATCGGGTACCGGGCGATCGCGATCGCCTCGACAAACTCCTGTTTACCGACGACGACCCAGCCACCATCTTCGGCACCCTAGACGATCCGAGCAAGCGCCCTCTGTTCTCCATGGCCCGGTTAGATCGGATCAAAAATCTCACCGGCTTAGCAGAATGTTTTGGCAAAAGCGAAGCCCTCCAAGAGCAGTGCAATTTGATCTTGATTGCCGGTAAACTGCGCACCGAAGACTCCACCGATCGCGAAGAAATCAGCGAAATTGAGAAGCTGTATCACGTTATTGATCAGTACAACCTGCAGGGGAAGATACGCTGGCTAGGAGTGCGGCTACCTAAAACAGATTCAGGGGAAGTCTATCGCGTCATTGCCGATCGCCAAGGCATCTTCGTACAGCCCGCGCTGTTTGAGGCCTTTGGTCTCACCATTTTGGAAGCGATGATCTCAGGATTGCCCACCTTCGGCACCCGTTTTGGTGGGCCGCTGGAAATTATCCAAGACAAGCACAACGGGTTTTATATTAACCCCACCCACCACGAGGAAATGGCAGAGGTGATCCTCGACTTTCTCTCGAAGTGTGAGCATAAGCCCGACTACTGGAAGGAGATTTCCCAACGGGGTATCGACCGGGTCTACAGTACCTACACCTGGAAGATCCACGCCACCAAACTCCTCTCGCTCTCCAAGATCTACGGCTTCTGGAACTACAGCTCTCAAGAAAACCGCGAAGATATGCTGCGGTATATTGAAATGCTGTTCCACCTACTCTATAAACCCATGGCTAAGAGTCTGTTGGAAAAACATATGCAGGCGTAATCCTAAATTAGGGCTCATTCCGCAGGCTAGACCACGGCCTGCGGAATGACATCATCGCGTCCTGATCAGTAGCAGCTCAAACTTTCGCGGGTATCGCGTCCGGTGGTGGGGTTGGTGCCTGACGCCAAGTCACAAAGCTGTTCCTGAACATCACCCCGCAGCAGCACATCGGTGAAATCTGCCCCGCTGATGGTGGCACCGTCAAACTTTGTATTAAAGGCAAAAGCCCCTTCTAGCACCGCGTTGGTCAAATTTGAGCGGACTAGACGAGCCGTATCGAGGGTAGCGTAGCTCAGATCCGCACCTTCTAGATTTGTGTTTTCTAAGTTTGCGCCAAAAAAGCTAACCCCACGCAGGTCTGAATAGCTGAGATCACTGTTACGCAGATTGGCTTTGGTGAAACTAGAGTCCGTCAAGACACGATGGGAAAAATCTGAATCCACCAGGTTTTGCTTGGTGTAGTCTTCAGCCCAAGCATTGCCAGGATAAAGGGTTAGGGCGATCGCTCCCCCTAAAATTCCCACCAGGGCGATCGCCCCTAACCGGTGCCATTGCTGACGAAGAACCTGCCCCATGGCCTGAAAACGGACAACCACTTGTCGGAGATTTCGACCTACTGGAAAACGTTCCATACCCTTGTTCAACGCGACGCTGTATCCTGATACTACCGGAATCTGGGGCAGGATCGTTCGATCAGTAGACTTCGATCAGTAGACAGAGGAGGGCAAGCATGGGAGATGACAGCAAGCAGCAAGACCGAGCAGCCTTGGGCGATCGCGGTGAACGATTAGTAGCCCAGTGGCTCATCCAAGAAGGTTGGACGATTTTACAGCGGCGCTGGCGCTGCCAATGGGGTGAGCTAGACTTGGTGGCCTACCGATCCGACGGTCGCAGCCGCGGCACCCTAGCCTTCGTGGAAGTGAAAACCCGCAGCAATGGCAACTGGGACGCCGATGGACGATTGGCGATCACCCCTGGCAAGAAAATTAAACTGGGCCGAGCCGCAGAGCTGTTTCTATCCCGCTATCCTCACCTGAGCGATATGGACTGCCGCTTTGATGTTGCCCTGGTTCTGCGGCGATCGCCCCCTTTCAAAGCAAAACAGCACCGCCCGATCTCTCCAGACAGTGCTGAGGGTCAAACCAATCAACCAGCGCCTATTCAACTTGGTACACCCGTGGCTTATGACAACGACTGGCTTACCCTAGATTACCTCGTCAATGCTTTTGATTAGGCAAGAGTTTCTGGGCAGTAGCCAAGACCTTGCACAAACTGACGGCGAAATTCTTCAATTTCATTGCGGTCGGGCTGCCCATGGGACACCACAGCCACTTGGTAGCGACGCATCACGTCTACCGGCGATTGCCCATTTTCCAGACCCCACAGCGCCATACGCACGCGGATATCAGGTTCACTAGGAATGCCAAGTTCAGCAAGAAACGCCTGAAAGTCTCCATGGCGCTGAGCATCAAGGCATCCATCGATCTTAACTTTCACCACCCATCCATCAATTTGGTGGATCACGGTCATAAACTGCACCGGCAGCCAGGTGGTGTTGTGTAGACGTTCGATCACCCGAAGCACTAAGCTGGCGTTGGCTAGATAGTAAAGGTATTCCATAT
Proteins encoded in this window:
- a CDS encoding sucrose synthase, whose amino-acid sequence is MSELIQAVLDSNERTDLRQFASELRKRDQRYLLRNDILTAFSDYCNTYERSDDFRQQSHLSKLIYYVQEIILERESLCLIIRPKIANEQAYWVFEDLTVEPMTPQDLLDLRDRFVNRHHPQEGDVLEIDFEPFYDYSPAIRDSKNIGKGVDYLNRFMSSKLFQDPTQWLEALYKFLSLHRYNGTQLLINGRIQSQQQLSSQIKRAINFVSRYDTNEPYNKFRFELQELGFEPGWGNTAGRVRETLDMLDSLIDSPDHQALETFISRIPMIFRVVLLSPHGWFGQEGVLGRPDTGGQVVYVLDQVRSIEQQLQEEISLAGLDVQSAYPKVMVLTRLLPNCEDTLCNQRLEKIHGTHNAWILRVPFREFNPKYTQNWISRFEIWPYLETFAIDAERELLAEFQGKPDLIIGNYSDGNLVSFLLARRLKVTQCIIAHALEKSKYLFSNLYWQDLEEQYHFSIQFTADLIAMNSANFVVSSTYQEIVGTKESVGQYESYHRFTMPELYHVVNGIDLFSPKFNVVPPGVNETVYFPYHRAEDRVPGDRDRLDKLLFTDDDPATIFGTLDDPSKRPLFSMARLDRIKNLTGLAECFGKSEALQEQCNLILIAGKLRTEDSTDREEISEIEKLYHVIDQYNLQGKIRWLGVRLPKTDSGEVYRVIADRQGIFVQPALFEAFGLTILEAMISGLPTFGTRFGGPLEIIQDKHNGFYINPTHHEEMAEVILDFLSKCEHKPDYWKEISQRGIDRVYSTYTWKIHATKLLSLSKIYGFWNYSSQENREDMLRYIEMLFHLLYKPMAKSLLEKHMQA
- a CDS encoding pentapeptide repeat-containing protein; protein product: MGQVLRQQWHRLGAIALVGILGGAIALTLYPGNAWAEDYTKQNLVDSDFSHRVLTDSSFTKANLRNSDLSYSDLRGVSFFGANLENTNLEGADLSYATLDTARLVRSNLTNAVLEGAFAFNTKFDGATISGADFTDVLLRGDVQEQLCDLASGTNPTTGRDTRESLSCY
- a CDS encoding YraN family protein, translated to MGDDSKQQDRAALGDRGERLVAQWLIQEGWTILQRRWRCQWGELDLVAYRSDGRSRGTLAFVEVKTRSNGNWDADGRLAITPGKKIKLGRAAELFLSRYPHLSDMDCRFDVALVLRRSPPFKAKQHRPISPDSAEGQTNQPAPIQLGTPVAYDNDWLTLDYLVNAFD